In the genome of Cyclopterus lumpus isolate fCycLum1 chromosome 19, fCycLum1.pri, whole genome shotgun sequence, one region contains:
- the lmf1 gene encoding lipase maturation factor 1 isoform X1 has translation MAAAGDSSGSSVRKRRVGSGKTESELADSSGGEPGADSGEDAEEERGLPSLRTGTYWLTRIVLLRSVAFIYLVAFSVAFNQNKQLIGERGLMPCKDYLNSVKRYVGGRIGTAAFAYTPSILWLLDWSDMDANLDGIALAGMTLSAFVLVTGMANMVVMVTLWVLYHSLVGVGQLWYSFGWESQLLETGFLAIFLCPVWTLSQVPRRCPPSLICLWTFRWLIVRIMLGAGLIKIRGDKCWRDLTCMDYHYETQPVPNPMSYYMHHSPWWFHRFETFSNHLIELLFPLFTFLGRRMRMFNGATQILFQVVLIVSGNLSFLNWLTIVPSLASFDDAALAFLFNSRGGAKKAALEMQNEDSAGRTPKPTKGMLMRWVVNISLGVLIGCLSVPVVMNLFSSKQVMNTSFDPLRIVNTYGAFGSITKERTEVIFQGTLSPDPKDPEALWEEYQFLCKPGDVYRRPCLISPYHYRLDWLMWFAAFQTYEQSEWVIHIAGRLLSNDSAVLSLLDHNPFRGGEPPRWVRGEHFRYKFSQPGSASAAEGKWWLRKRIGAYFPPVDLEGLRGYFQSRSWPHPHLKPNRS, from the exons ATGGCGGCCGCCGGTGACAGCTCGGGGAGCTCCGTGAGGAAAAGACGCGTCGGCAGCGGGAAGACGGAGTCGGAGCTCGCGGACAGCAGCGGCGGGGAGCCCGGCGCGGACAGCGGCGAGGACgcggaggaagagaggggactTCCGTCGCTCCGGACCGGGACCTACTGGCTCACTCGCATTGTGCTGCTCCGCTCCGTCGCCTTTATTTACC tTGTGGCGTTCAGCGTCGCGTTCAACCAGAACAAGCAGCTGATAGGCGAGCGCGGCCTGATGCCCTGCAAGGACTACCTCAACAGCGTGAAGCGCTACGTTGGGGGGAGGATCGGCACGGCCGCCTTCGCCTACACACCCTCCATCCTCTGGCTCTTGGACTGGAGCGACATGGATGCCAACCTGGATGGCATCGCCTTGGCGGGGATGACGCTGTCTGCGTTCGTCCTCGTGACGGGAATGGCCAATATGGTGGTCATGGTTACGCTGTGGGTGCTTTACCACTCCCTGGTTGGCGTGGGACAGCTGTG gTACTCCTTCG GTTGGGAGAGTCAGCTGTTGGAGACGGGCTTTCTGGCCATCTTCCTGTGTCCCGTGTGGACTCTGTCCCAGGTCCCCCGCCGCTGTCCCCCGTCCCTCATCTGCTTGTGGACCTTCCGATGGCTCATTGTTCGCATCATGCTGGGAGCT gGTCTCATAAAAATCCGAGGCGACAAATGCTGGAGAGACCTCACCTGCATGGACTACCACTACGAG ACCCAGCCGGTTCCCAACCCCATGTCCTACTACATGCACCACTCTCCGTGGTGGTTCCATCGTTTCGAGACGTTCTCCAACCACCTCATCGAGCTCCTCTTCCCACTCTTCACCTTCTTGGGCCGGCGGATGCGCATGTTCAACGGAGCGACCCAGATCCTGTTCCAG GTGGTTCTGATAGTGAGTGGGAACCTTAGTTTCCTTAACTGGCTGACCATTGTTCCCAGTCTGGCCTCTTTTGATGATGCAGCGCTGGCCTTCTTGTTTAACTCTCGAGGCGGAGCCAAGAAGGCAGCGCTCGAGATGCAGAACGAGGATTCAGCCGGACGTACCCCCAAACCCACCAAAG GTATGTTGATGCGCTGGGTGGTGAACATTTCTTTGGgcgttctgattggctgcctgaGCGTTCCCGTGGTGATGAACCTGTTCAGTTCCAAGCAGGTGATGAACACCTCCTTCGACCCGCTGCGCATCGTCAACACCTACGGGGCCTTCGGCAG CATCACCAAGGAGCGCACCGAGGTGATATTCCAGGGCACTCTGAGCCCGGATCCCAAGGACCCCGAGGCGCTGTGGGAGGAGTACCAGTTCCTGTGTAAGCCAGGCGACGTTTACCGACGGCCGTGCCTCATATCGCCGTACCACTACCGGCTGGACTGGCTCATGTGGTTTGCTGCCTTCCAG ACCTACGAGCAGAGCGAGTGGGTGATCCACATCGCGGGACGTCTGCTGTCCAATGACAGCGCGGTCCTCTCGCTGCTCGACCACAACCCCTTCCGAGGCGGAGAACCTCCGAG gtgggTTCGAGGGGAACACTTCAGGTACAAGTTCAGCCAGCCGGGCAGCGCCAGCGCGGCTGAGGGGAAGTGGTGGCTGAGGAAACGCATCGGAGCCTACTTCCCTCCCGTGGACCTGGAAGGACTCAGGGGCTACTTCCAGTCCCGAAGCTGGCCGCACCCGCACCTGAAGCCAAACAGGAGCTGA
- the lmf1 gene encoding lipase maturation factor 1 isoform X2: MPCKDYLNSVKRYVGGRIGTAAFAYTPSILWLLDWSDMDANLDGIALAGMTLSAFVLVTGMANMVVMVTLWVLYHSLVGVGQLWYSFGWESQLLETGFLAIFLCPVWTLSQVPRRCPPSLICLWTFRWLIVRIMLGAGLIKIRGDKCWRDLTCMDYHYETQPVPNPMSYYMHHSPWWFHRFETFSNHLIELLFPLFTFLGRRMRMFNGATQILFQVVLIVSGNLSFLNWLTIVPSLASFDDAALAFLFNSRGGAKKAALEMQNEDSAGRTPKPTKGMLMRWVVNISLGVLIGCLSVPVVMNLFSSKQVMNTSFDPLRIVNTYGAFGSITKERTEVIFQGTLSPDPKDPEALWEEYQFLCKPGDVYRRPCLISPYHYRLDWLMWFAAFQTYEQSEWVIHIAGRLLSNDSAVLSLLDHNPFRGGEPPRWVRGEHFRYKFSQPGSASAAEGKWWLRKRIGAYFPPVDLEGLRGYFQSRSWPHPHLKPNRS; this comes from the exons ATGCCCTGCAAGGACTACCTCAACAGCGTGAAGCGCTACGTTGGGGGGAGGATCGGCACGGCCGCCTTCGCCTACACACCCTCCATCCTCTGGCTCTTGGACTGGAGCGACATGGATGCCAACCTGGATGGCATCGCCTTGGCGGGGATGACGCTGTCTGCGTTCGTCCTCGTGACGGGAATGGCCAATATGGTGGTCATGGTTACGCTGTGGGTGCTTTACCACTCCCTGGTTGGCGTGGGACAGCTGTG gTACTCCTTCG GTTGGGAGAGTCAGCTGTTGGAGACGGGCTTTCTGGCCATCTTCCTGTGTCCCGTGTGGACTCTGTCCCAGGTCCCCCGCCGCTGTCCCCCGTCCCTCATCTGCTTGTGGACCTTCCGATGGCTCATTGTTCGCATCATGCTGGGAGCT gGTCTCATAAAAATCCGAGGCGACAAATGCTGGAGAGACCTCACCTGCATGGACTACCACTACGAG ACCCAGCCGGTTCCCAACCCCATGTCCTACTACATGCACCACTCTCCGTGGTGGTTCCATCGTTTCGAGACGTTCTCCAACCACCTCATCGAGCTCCTCTTCCCACTCTTCACCTTCTTGGGCCGGCGGATGCGCATGTTCAACGGAGCGACCCAGATCCTGTTCCAG GTGGTTCTGATAGTGAGTGGGAACCTTAGTTTCCTTAACTGGCTGACCATTGTTCCCAGTCTGGCCTCTTTTGATGATGCAGCGCTGGCCTTCTTGTTTAACTCTCGAGGCGGAGCCAAGAAGGCAGCGCTCGAGATGCAGAACGAGGATTCAGCCGGACGTACCCCCAAACCCACCAAAG GTATGTTGATGCGCTGGGTGGTGAACATTTCTTTGGgcgttctgattggctgcctgaGCGTTCCCGTGGTGATGAACCTGTTCAGTTCCAAGCAGGTGATGAACACCTCCTTCGACCCGCTGCGCATCGTCAACACCTACGGGGCCTTCGGCAG CATCACCAAGGAGCGCACCGAGGTGATATTCCAGGGCACTCTGAGCCCGGATCCCAAGGACCCCGAGGCGCTGTGGGAGGAGTACCAGTTCCTGTGTAAGCCAGGCGACGTTTACCGACGGCCGTGCCTCATATCGCCGTACCACTACCGGCTGGACTGGCTCATGTGGTTTGCTGCCTTCCAG ACCTACGAGCAGAGCGAGTGGGTGATCCACATCGCGGGACGTCTGCTGTCCAATGACAGCGCGGTCCTCTCGCTGCTCGACCACAACCCCTTCCGAGGCGGAGAACCTCCGAG gtgggTTCGAGGGGAACACTTCAGGTACAAGTTCAGCCAGCCGGGCAGCGCCAGCGCGGCTGAGGGGAAGTGGTGGCTGAGGAAACGCATCGGAGCCTACTTCCCTCCCGTGGACCTGGAAGGACTCAGGGGCTACTTCCAGTCCCGAAGCTGGCCGCACCCGCACCTGAAGCCAAACAGGAGCTGA